A region from the Triticum aestivum cultivar Chinese Spring chromosome 3D, IWGSC CS RefSeq v2.1, whole genome shotgun sequence genome encodes:
- the LOC123079498 gene encoding uncharacterized protein produces MANPRRAIALQINTQTPPFPAAAAAPSSSPLPSSLLHFLKRPASFPFLLSLFVLLTWISLHFHQPTPSASLQRPTVVHDPQANLVRYPAALHPTPIAADERGWLLDPVAAAREAGLPNGALVCLSLHVGLIQPGGLRGNHRHHTCNETFVIWGAKTKFRLENPDVKDKGYGEAIIAADEVAIVASARSTAHALINMDVRPTFFLGCQDTPINPNSSNTDYKVWKDL; encoded by the exons ATGGCGAACCCGAGGAGGGCCATCGCGCTGCAAATCAACACCCAGACCCCGCcattccccgccgccgccgccgcgccctcgtcCTCCCCGCTGCCCTCGTCGCTCCTCCACTTCCTGAAGCGGCCGGCGtccttccccttcctcctctccctcttcGTCCTCCTCACCTGGATCTCCCTCCACTTCCACCAACCCACCCCCTCCGCCTCCCTTCAGCGCCCCACCGTCGTCCACGACCCTCAGGCCAACCTCGTCCGCTACCCCGCCGCCCTCCATCCCACccccatcgccgccgacgagcgCGGATGGCTACTCGACCCCGTCGCCGCAGCCCGCGAGGCCGGCCTCCCAA ATGGGGCGCTGGTCTGTCTTTCGCTACACGTAGGATTGATCCAGCCAGGCGGTTTGCGTGGCAACCATCGTCACCATACATGCAATGAAACATTTGTCATCTGGGGTGCAAAAACAAAATtcagg TTAGAAAATCCTGATGTAAAAGATAAAGGATATGGAGAAGCCATAATTGCTGCTGACGAGGTTGCCATTGTTGCAAGCGCAAGATCAACTGCACACGCATTGATCAATATGGATGTGCGACCGACCTTCTTCTTGGGATGTCAAGATACACCTATAAATCCCAACAGTTCAAATACTGACTACAAGGTCTGGAAAGATCTCTGA
- the LOC123079495 gene encoding ribonuclease III domain-containing protein RNC1, chloroplastic, whose amino-acid sequence MAPPAMAFQALAFSPLPLHLPATRRRARVLAVAADQTPPPPQASPSEPANSPSRLLRELAQRKKAVSPKKKHPPRRFILKPPLDDERLTQRFLNSPQLSLKSLPLLSSCLPSSPLSAADRTWMDEYLLEAKQALGYPLAPSETLGEGDDCPARHFDVLLYLAFQHLDPSSERTRTRHVRNGHSRLWFLGQFVLELAFCEFFLQRYPRESPGPMRERVFALIGKKVLPKWIKAASLHNLVFPYDDLDKMIRKDREPPTKAVFWALFGAIYLCFGMPEVYRVLFEAFGMDPEEESCQPKLRRQLEDVDYVSVEFEKRQLAWQDVAAYRPPADALFAHPRLFRACVPPGMHRFRGNIWDFDNRPKVMNILGYPLPANDKIPEITEARNIELGLGLQLCFMHPSKYKFEHPRFCFERLEYVGQKIQDLVLAERLIMKHLDAPGRWLSEKHRRLLMNKYCGRYLRDKHLHHYIIYGETVQDRFEHNRRLRNPSTTAVQQAIHGLSYCVYGKPDVRRLMFEVFDFEQVQPKAV is encoded by the exons ATGGCACCGCCCGCCATGGCGTTCCAGGCGCTCGCCTTCTCgcccctccccctccacctccCCGCCACGCGGCGCCGGGCCCGCGTGCTCGCCGTGGCCGCCGACCAGACCCCTCCGCCCCCGCAGGCCTCCCCGTCCGAGCCGGCGAACAGCCCGAGCCGGCTCCTCCGGGAGCTCGCGCAGCGGAAGAAGGCCGTCTCGCCCAAGAAGAAGCACCCGCCGCGGCGGTTCATCCTCAAGCCGCCGCTCGACGACGAGCGCCTCACCCAGCGCTTCCTCAACAGCCCGCAGCTGTCGCTCAAGTCGCTGCCGCTCCTCTCCTCCTGCCTCCCCTCCTcgccgctctccgccgccgaccgcACCTGGATGGACGAGTACCTCCTCGAGGCCAAGCAGGCGCTCGGCTACCCGCTCGCCCCCTCCGAGACGCTCGGCGAGGGCGACGACTGCCCCGCGCGCCACTTCGACGTCCTCCTCTACCTCGCCTTCCAGCACCTGGACCCCTCCTCCGAGCGCACGCGGACGCGCCACGTGCGGAACGGCCACTCCAGACTGTGGTTCCTGGGCCAGTTCGTGCTGGAGCTCGCCTTCTGCGAGTTCTTCCTGCAGAGGTACCCCAGGGAATCCCCTGGGCCGATGCGGGAGCGGGTGTTCGCGCTCATCGGGAAGAAGGTGCTGCCCAAATGGATCAAGGCGGCGAGCCTGCATAATTTGGTGTTTCCTTACGACGATTTGGATAAGATGATACGGAAGGACAGGGAACCGCCCACCAA GGCTGTGTTCTGGGCATTATTTGGAGCTATATATCTGTGCTTTGGAATGCCTGAAGTCTATCGTGTTCTCTTTGAGGCGTTCGGGATGGACCCTGAAGAAGAGAGCTGTCAGCCAAAACTGCGGCGTCAACTAGAAGACGTTGATTATGTTTCAGTGGAGTTTGAAAAGAGACAGCTCGCATGGCAAGATGTTGCTGCCTACCGG CCACCAGCGGATGCTCTTTTTGCTCATCCTAGGCTTTTCCGGGCATGTGTGCCACCAGGCATGCATCGTTTCAGAGGAAACATTTGGGATTTTGATAATAGACCCAAAGTCATGAACATCCTAGGATATCCCTTGCCGGCGAATGATAAAATTCCAGAAATTACAGAAGCAAGGAATATAGAACTTGGACTTGGCCTCCAG CTGTGCTTCATGCATCCCTCAAAGTACAAGTTTGAGCATCCAAGATTTTGTTTTGAGCGTCTGGAATATGTTGGTCAGAAGATTCAG GATCTAGTATTGGCAGAGAGGCTGATCATGAAGCATCTCGACGCACCTGGCAGGTGGTTGTCAGAGAAGCATAGGAGGCTGTTGATGAACAAGTATTGCGGGCGGTACCTGCGGGACAAGCACCTTCACCACTACATTATATACGGGGAGACTGTACAGGACAGATTCGAACACAACCGCCGGCTGAGAAATCCTTCCACGACCGCCGTCCAGCAAGCGATACATGGGCTCTCGTACTGCGTGTACGGCAAACCTGATGTGCGGCGCTTGATGTTCGAGGTGTTCGACTTCGAACAGGTCCAGCCAAAAGCTGTATGA
- the LOC123079492 gene encoding L-2-hydroxyglutarate dehydrogenase, mitochondrial, whose protein sequence is MLPLRRLSAACRRRGLAQFATGIPREAADAVVVGAGAVGLAVARALAMAGRDVVMVEAASSFGTGTSSRNSEVIHAGIYYPPRSLKANLCVRGREMLYKYCTERAIPHKRLGKLIVATGVAETAKLDMLLKSAKDNGVDDLQMMEGSQAMEMEPELRCLKALLSPSTGIVDSHSFMLSLLADAENLGATISYNTAVISGRVGDEGIELHISESKELENHSIGSPVLPQIVLLPKLLINAAGLSAIPLAKRLDGLAQAFVPPAYYARGCYFTLSQTKSPFSHLIYPLPEDGGIGVHVTLDLNGLVKFGPDVEWLDGKMDDMSCFLNRFDYSVNPTRCSGFYSVIRKYFPNLKDCSLEPGYSGIRPKLSGPGQRPSDFVIQGEDVHSIPGLVNLFGIESPGLTSSLAIGEHIVSRYNNT, encoded by the exons ATGCTTCCGCTGCGGCGCTTGTCGGCGGCCTGCCGCCGGCGTGGGCTCGCCCAGTTCGCCACCGGAATCCCCCGGGAGGCGGCGGACGCGGTCGTGGTGGGCGCCGGCGCGGTCGGCCTCGCGGTGGCGCGCGCGCTGGCCATGGCGGGGCGCGACGTGGTGATGGTCGAGGCGGCCTCCAGCTTCGGCACCGGCACCAGCTCCCGCAACAGCGAGGTCATCCACGCCGGCATCTACTACCCTCCCCGCAGCCTCAAG GCTAATCTTTGTGTAAGAGGAAGGGAAATGCTCTACAAGTACTGCACAGAACGAGCAATCCCCCATAAACGGCTCGGCAAACTTATCGTTGCTACTGGTGTTGCAGAGACTGCAAAGCTGGACATGCTCCTCAAGAGTGCTAAAGACAATGGGGTGGATGATCTTCAGATGATGGAAGGTTCTCAGGCCATGGAGATGGAACCTGAACTTCGTTGTTTGAAAGCTTTGCTATCACCTAGTACTGGGATTGTTGACTCACATTCATTCATGCTCTCCCTTTTG GCTGATGCTGAAAATCTAGGCGCAACCATATCATATAACACAGCAGTCATCAGTGGACGTGTTGGAGATGAAGGGATCGAGCTTCATATTTCTGAAAGCAAAGAGCTGGAGAACCATTCTATTGGCTCTCCTGTACTCCCACAGATTGTTTTGCTTCCAAAACTTCTGATAAATGCAGCAGGTTTGAGTGCAATTCCACTTGCCAAAAGACTTGATGGCCTTGCCCAAGCATTTGTGCCCCCGGCTTACTATGCCCGTGGATGTTACTTCACCCTCTCACAAACCAAGAGTCCTTTCAGCCACTTAATATACCCTCTACCAGAGGATGGTGGCATAGGGGTCCATGTCACACTAGACTTAAATGGCCTTGTTAAATTTGGACCAGATGTTGAATGGTTAGATGGTAAAATGGACGACATGTCATGTTTCCTGAATAG GTTTGATTACTCGGTGAACCCCACCCGATGTTCTGGATTTTACTCTGTGATAAGGAAGTATTTTCCAAATCTCAAGGATTGTTCTTTGGAGCCTGGTTATTCTGGGATCCGGCCAAAGCTTTCTGGCCCGGGACAGCGCCCTTCGGATTTTGTTATTCAG GGGGAGGATGTCCACAGTATTCCTGGGCTGGTTAACTTGTTTGGTATAGAATCCCCTGGTTTGACGTCAAGCTTGGCAATTGGAGAACACATAGTTTCAAGGTATAACAACACTTGA
- the LOC123079493 gene encoding leucine-rich repeat protein 1 — translation MAAGALVLALVAALAVALAGANSEGDALSALRRSLRDPGGVLQSWDPTLVNPCTWFHVTCDRDNRVTRLDLGNLNLSGHLVPELGKLEHLQYLELYKNNIEGTIPSELGDLKNLISLDLYKNNVSGTIPPTLGKLKSLVFLRLNGNRLTGPIPRELAGISSLKVVDVSGNNLCGTIPTTGPFEHIPLSNFERNPRLEGPELQGLAVYETNC, via the exons ATGGCGGCCGGAGCCCTGGTCCTGGCCCTCGTAGCGGCGCTCGCGGTCGCGCTGGCGGGGGCAAACTCCGAGGGCGACGCGCTCTCGGCGCTGCGCCGCAGCCTGCGGGACCCCGGCGGCGTGCTGCAGAGCTGGGACCCCACCCTCGTCAACCCCTGCACCTGGTTCCACGTCACCTGCGACCGCGACAACCGCGTCACCCGCCT AGATCTTGGTAACTTGAATTTATCTGGTCATCTGGTGCCCGAGCTTGGTAAATTGGAGCATTTGCAATACCT GGAACTTTACAAAAATAATATTGAAGGAACGATCCCATCGGAACTTGGTGATTTGAAGAACCTAATTAGCTTGGACTTGTACAAGAACAATGTTTCGGGGACTATACCTCCAACACTTGGGAAGTTGAAGTCCCTTGTATTCTT GCGGCTCAACGGCAATCGTTTGACTGGACCAATTCCAAGGGAGCTGGCTGGAATATCTAGCCTCAAAGTTGT TGATGTTTCTGGTAATAATCTGTGTGGAACAATTCCCACGACTGGACCATTTGAGCACATTCCTCTCAGCAA CTTCGAGAGGAACCCGCGCTTGGAAGGCCCAGAGCTACAAGGCCTGGCTGTATATGAAACCAACTGCTAA
- the LOC123079496 gene encoding probable U3 small nucleolar RNA-associated protein 11 isoform X1, producing MSSLRNSIPRRAHKERAQPESRKKYGLLEKHKDHILRARAYQRKEDFIRNLKEKASFKNPDEFYFKMINSKTVDGIHRPKPEANNKYTEEERMLLKHKDMGYIFQAVQSERKKVERLSSTLHAVDDKRSNKHIYFAEDREEAKEIRSRIGQSSSTPQFGNIPSRIKRKTASSYKELESRKERVKNLEKLYADMALQKELKKPGRKRKLREEEIVNSASQTVYKWRAQRKR from the exons ATGTCGTCCCTGCGGAACTCGATTCCGCGGCGGGCTCACAAGGAGCGCGCCCAGCC GGAGTCGCGGAAGAAGTACGGGCTTCTGGAGAAGCACAAGGACCATATCCTCCGCGCCAGGGCCTACCAGCGCAAGGAGGATTTCATCAGG AATCTGAAGGAGAAGGCATCATTCAAGAACCCAGATGAGTTCTATTTCAAGATGATTAACAGTAAAACCGTGGATGGAATCCATAGGCCCAA GCCTGAAGCAAATAATAAGTACACCGAAGAGGAACGTATGCTGTTGAAGCATAAAGACATGGGATACATCTTTCAGGCCGTTCAAAGTGAAAGAAAG AAAGTTGAACGATTGAGCTCAACCCTTCACGCAGTGGATGACAAGCGTTCAAACAAGCACATTTACTTTGCGGAAGACAG agaagaagccaaagaaataCGATCTAGGATAGGTCAAAGCAGCAGCACACCTCAATTTGGCAACATCCCTTCTCGTATAAAGAG GAAAACAGCTTCATCCTACAAGGAGTTAGAAAGCAGGAAAGAAAGGGTTAAGAATCTTGAGAAATTGTATGCGGACATGGCCTTGCAAAAAGAACTGAAG AAACCTGGACGCAAAAGGAAGCTCCGTGAAGAAGAGATTGTAAATTCAGCATCACAGACTGTTTACAAGTGGCGTGCGCAAAGGAAGCG ATGA
- the LOC123079496 gene encoding probable U3 small nucleolar RNA-associated protein 11 isoform X2, with product MSSLRNSIPRRAHKERAQPESRKKYGLLEKHKDHILRARAYQRKEDFIRNLKEKASFKNPDEFYFKMINSKTVDGIHRPKPEANNKYTEEERMLLKHKDMGYIFQAVQSERKKVERLSSTLHAVDDKRSNKHIYFAEDREEAKEIRSRIGQSSSTPQFGNIPSRIKRKTASSYKELESRKERVKNLEKLYADMALQKELKKPGRKRKLREEEIVNSASQTVYKWRAQRKR from the exons ATGTCGTCCCTGCGGAACTCGATTCCGCGGCGGGCTCACAAGGAGCGCGCCCAGCC GGAGTCGCGGAAGAAGTACGGGCTTCTGGAGAAGCACAAGGACCATATCCTCCGCGCCAGGGCCTACCAGCGCAAGGAGGATTTCATCAGG AATCTGAAGGAGAAGGCATCATTCAAGAACCCAGATGAGTTCTATTTCAAGATGATTAACAGTAAAACCGTGGATGGAATCCATAGGCCCAA GCCTGAAGCAAATAATAAGTACACCGAAGAGGAACGTATGCTGTTGAAGCATAAAGACATGGGATACATCTTTCAGGCCGTTCAAAGTGAAAGAAAG AAAGTTGAACGATTGAGCTCAACCCTTCACGCAGTGGATGACAAGCGTTCAAACAAGCACATTTACTTTGCGGAAGACAG agaagaagccaaagaaataCGATCTAGGATAGGTCAAAGCAGCAGCACACCTCAATTTGGCAACATCCCTTCTCGTATAAAGAG GAAAACAGCTTCATCCTACAAGGAGTTAGAAAGCAGGAAAGAAAGGGTTAAGAATCTTGAGAAATTGTATGCGGACATGGCCTTGCAAAAAGAACTGAAG AAACCTGGACGCAAAAGGAAGCTCCGTGAAGAAGAGATTGTAAATTCAGCATCACAGACTGTTTACAAGTGGCGTGCGCAAAGGAAGCGGTGA